The stretch of DNA AGGGTCATGTGCAAGCACGATTCTAAAGCCTGGCGACTGTTCAATATCAAGAAGAGCATAATGTAATTGAGCTCTATTCCTGCTTAAATCATCTACTCCCAGCAGCCATAGACGATCCTCACCCGCTTCAAAGGATATGGCCCTATTATCAAGAATATGCACGCCACTAAGCTGTAGAAGTAGGTCTAACTCTCTATCATCAGCTTCGTAGTCATGGTTTCCCCAAACAAAATAAGTAGGAGCTAACGAAGTGAAAAACTGTACATGCTGCTTCACTACATCAAGAGAGGCTCCCTTTTCAGTAAGATCGCCCCCAATTAATACTACATCAATGGCCAGACCTTTAAGCTTTTCCTTCATCTCCTCAGAAATAACCTCTCTGTGCAAATCAGAGATAAATAAAAAATTCACCCCATCAAAGCCCTGAGGCCAGCCATCTACTGTAA from Bacillus horti encodes:
- a CDS encoding metallophosphoesterase; translated protein: MFTFIMIGLSICLLGLGLIYVMYKKAKNLKLRQQEITVDGWPQGFDGVNFLFISDLHREVISEEMKEKLKGLAIDVVLIGGDLTEKGASLDVVKQHVQFFTSLAPTYFVWGNHDYEADDRELDLLLQLSGVHILDNRAISFEAGEDRLWLLGVDDLSRNRAQLHYALLDIEQSPGFRIVLAHDPKIVLSIEKEHQIGLVFSGHTHGGQIRIPFIGSKIFGAFYSKYSAGFYPFKEKGLTLFISQGAGTSHIPLRLGTESELHLFTIRSK